A genomic segment from Glycine max cultivar Williams 82 chromosome 1, Glycine_max_v4.0, whole genome shotgun sequence encodes:
- the LOC100800709 gene encoding protein TIFY 10a, with the protein MNPWNMRTSKLLSQQLAYPPYRLVEEIPNMGNSSCVSKEPRGSQMTIFYGGQVLVLDDIQADKAKDIMSFAGKGMSQNQNDCAYTFPATTSATPSRPFPFLMNIIPTTANNSVQDHPQTPSKPVICDLPLARKASLHRFLEKRKDRIAARAPYQTSNHMAALNKLAESKPWLTLAPKSPQQDESDSDSSSSFVLF; encoded by the exons ATGAATCCATGGAACATGAGAACTTCCAAGTTACTCTCTCAACAACTTGCTTATCCTCCTTATCGCTTGGTAGAAGAGATTCCAAACATGGGAAATTCCAG TTGTGTGAGCAAGGAGCCAAGAGGTTCACAGATGACAATCTTTTATGGTGGCCAAGTTCTTGTCTTGGATGATATTCAAGCTGACAAAGCCAAGGACATCATGTCTTTTGCCGGCAAAGGAATGTCTCAAAACCAGAACGACTGTGCTTACACTTTCCCTGCTACAACTTCTGCTACTCCCAGTAGACCATTCCCTTTTCTTATGAATATCATTCCAACCACTGCCAATAATTCGGTTCAAGACCACCCTCAAACACCATCCAAACCTGTTATTTGTG atcTACCATTGGCTAGGAAAGCTTCACTTCATCGGTTCTTGGAGAAAAGAAAGGATAG AATTGCTGCCAGAGCACCATATCAAACAAGCAATCACATGGCAGCCCTTAATAAGCTAGCTGAATCCAAGCCATGGCTCACCTTGGCACCTAAATCACCACAACAAGACGAATCTGATTCTGATAGCAGCTCCAGCTTTGTGTTATTTTAA
- the LOC100801250 gene encoding glutamate dehydrogenase 2 — protein MNALAATNRNFRRAAHILGLDTKLENSLLIPFREIKVECTIPKDDGTLVSYVGFRIQHDNARGPMKGGIRYHPEVDPDEVNALAQLMTWKTAVADIPYGGAKGGIGCNPRDLSVSELERLTRVFTQKIHDLIGIQRDVPAPDMGTNSQTMAWILDEYSKFHGHSPAVVTGKPIDLGGSLGREAATGLGVIFATEALFAEYGKSISDMTFVIQGFGNVGTWAAKSIYERGGKVIAVSDISGAIRNPNGIDIPALLKHKEGNGNLKEFSGADIMDPDELLVHECDVLIPCALGGVLNKENAADVKAKFIIEAANHPTDPDADEILSKKGVIILPDIYANAGGVTVSYFEWVQNIQGFMWDEEKVNRELKKYMTKAFRNIKAMCQIHNCDLRMGAFSLGVNRVARATLLRGWEA, from the exons ATGAACGCTCTAGCAGCCACCAACCGTAACTTCCGACGTGCAGCTCACATTCTCGGTTTGGACACTAAGCTTGAGAATAGCCTTCTCATTCCCTTCAGGGAAATCAAA GTTGAATGCACGATCCCAAAAGATGACGGAACACTAGTATCATATGTAGGATTCAGAATTCAACATGACAATGCTCGTGGACCGATGAAAGGAGGGATTCGTTATCACCCGGAG GTTGACCCTGATGAAGTGAATGCTCTAGCTCAGCTAATGACATGGAAGACAGCCGTAGCAGACATTCCTTATGGAGGAGCAAAGGGTGGAATTGGCTGCAACCCGAGGGACCTCAGCGTCAGCGAGTTAGAACGTCTAACTCGCGTTTTCACCCAAAAGATTCATGATCTCATTGGTATTCAGAGAGATGTTCCTGCCCCTGACATGGGAACTAATTCACAG ACAATGGCTTGGATTCTTGATGAGTATTCTAAGTTTCATGGACATTCACCAGCAGTTGTGACTGGGAAACCTATA GATCTTGGAGGTTCATTGGGAAGAGAGGCTGCCACAGGATTGGGAGTGATTTTTGCAACAGAGGCTTTATTTGCTGAATACGGGAAATCAATTTCTGATATGACATTTGTAATCCAG GGATTTGGAAACGTGGGCACTTGGGCTGCTAAGTCAATTTATGAGAGAGGGGGTAAGGTGATAGCTGTGAGTGACATCAGTGGTGCTATTAGAAACCCAAATGGAATCGATATACCTGCTCTGCTGAAACACAAGGAAGGCAATGGAAATTTGAAGGAATTCTCAGGAGCAGATATCATGGATCCTGATGAATTGCTTGTTCATGAATGTGATGTTCTCATCCCTTGTGCCTTGGGAGGAGTTCTCAACAA GGAAAATGCTGCTGATGTGAAAGCGAAATTTATAATAGAAGCTGCAAATCATCCAACTGACCCTGATGCTGATGAG ATATTGTCTAAGAAAGGAGTCATCATATTACCCGACATATATGCTAATGCCGGTGGAGTGACTGTGAGCTACTTTGAGTGGGTTCAG AATATTCAGGGATTTATGTGGGATGAAGAGAAAGTGAACCGTGAGCTGAAAAAGTATATGACTAAAGCCTTCCGCAACATAAAGGCAATGTGTCAAATTCATAACTGTGACTTGCGAATGGGAGCCTTCAGTCTCGGAGTGAACCGTGTTGCTCGAGCTACACTTCTCAGGGGTTGGGAAGCTTAA
- the LOC100802326 gene encoding chlorophyll A-B binding family protein — protein sequence MASFSPLTNFSTAPSPYSKIGFFHNPFITLRSSNALLRLSPLKVSADNEVATSASAFEEPRWIGGTWDLKQFQINGNTDWDAVIDAEVKRRKWLGDNPESSTNDNPVVFNTAIIPWWAWIKRFHLPEAELLNGRAAMIGFFMAYVVDSLTGVGVVDQMSNFFCKTLLFTAVSGILLVRKNEDIETLKKLWEEITFYDKQWQATWQDENSSTPKKD from the exons ATGGCCTCGTTTTCTCCTCTGACTAATTTCTCAACCGCACCTTCACCGTATTCCAAAATCGGTTTCTTCCACAACCCCTTCATCACTCTCAGATCCAGCAATGCTTTGCTTCGCCTCTCTCCCTTGAAGGTTTCAGCTGACAATGAGGTTGCAACCTCAGCTTCAGCTTTTGAGGAACCAAGATGGATTGGAGGGACTTGGGACTTAAAACAGTTTCAGATAAATGGCAACACTGACTGGGATGCTGTTATTGATGCTG AggttaagagaagaaaatggctTGGGGACAATCCGGAATCATCTACTAATGATAACCCTGTAGTTTTTAACACCGCCATTATTCCTTGGTGGGCATGGATAAAAAGGTTCCATCTTCCTGAAGCTGAACTACTTAATG GTCGTGCTGCAATGATAGGATTTTTTATGGCCTATGTGGTTGATAGCTTGACTGGAGTAGGTGTAGTTGACCAAATGAGCAATTTCTTCTGCAAAACTCTTCTGTTCACAGCAGTGAGTGGAATACTTCTGGTCCGAAAGAATGAGGACATTGAAACTCTTAAGAAGCTATGGGAAGAGATTACATTTTATGACAAGCAATGGCAAGCAACTTGGCAGGATGAAAACTCAAGTACTCCCAAAAAAGATTAG